A window of Sphingorhabdus lacus contains these coding sequences:
- a CDS encoding FAD-binding oxidoreductase yields MTLPLPPGISSAAFKSALEKFGDAIGSQWVFSTDEDVILYRDAYSPLWDDKEERLPSAAVAPETAEQVQAIVRIANEYKIPLYPISTGKNLGYGGSAPTVSGSVIVDLKRMNKIIEVDDKRHFAIVEPGVSYFDLYDYIQQRGLKVWIDSPDPGWGSLVGNSLDRGCGYTYGGYRDHFDSHSGMEVVLPNGELIRTGMGALPGAKTWAEFPHGFGPSVDGLFAQGNFGIVTKMGFHLMPQPDAYMSGMVYVPRREDLIPLVDIINTLEHLGVTGQPRYGSPLQSLMGEKAFRAEVNSRAGLTNDALNKVAKDRNLASWQVELQFYGASGVVEANWASARSKISAAIPGARFEVLQRYEFPLTQAQRDALPHKAAFGVPDLSIFFVGARSKETPEPGDGFMWFSSVIPKSGEAIFEAQKVYRAAAWDIGIEPGISPFSTPSSWYRTFILISGLPISRSDANVNKQSRQLYEKYAQAAAAAGFGEYRAPAIFHSMVSDTYSFNDHALRRFLETMKDTVDPNGIFAPGRGGIWPKRFREQRS; encoded by the coding sequence ATGACCCTCCCTCTACCTCCTGGCATTTCGTCGGCCGCATTCAAGTCAGCTTTAGAGAAATTTGGCGATGCCATTGGCAGCCAATGGGTGTTTTCGACAGATGAAGATGTAATTCTTTATCGCGATGCTTACTCACCCTTGTGGGACGATAAGGAAGAGCGGCTACCGTCCGCCGCTGTCGCTCCGGAGACTGCGGAACAGGTTCAGGCAATTGTTCGAATTGCCAATGAATACAAGATTCCGCTTTACCCCATCTCGACGGGCAAGAACCTCGGCTATGGCGGCTCTGCGCCTACTGTATCAGGCTCTGTTATTGTCGACCTGAAGCGCATGAACAAAATTATAGAAGTGGACGACAAGCGTCACTTTGCCATCGTCGAGCCGGGCGTTTCATACTTCGACCTCTACGACTATATACAGCAACGCGGGCTCAAGGTTTGGATCGATTCACCTGATCCCGGTTGGGGCAGCCTTGTCGGAAACAGCCTCGATCGCGGGTGCGGCTACACTTACGGCGGATATCGCGACCATTTTGACAGCCATTCAGGTATGGAAGTTGTTCTGCCTAACGGCGAACTTATCCGGACAGGCATGGGTGCGCTGCCGGGAGCAAAAACTTGGGCCGAATTTCCACACGGTTTCGGCCCCAGCGTGGACGGCCTTTTCGCGCAAGGGAATTTTGGCATTGTAACCAAGATGGGCTTCCATCTGATGCCTCAGCCCGATGCCTATATGTCGGGGATGGTTTATGTTCCACGTCGGGAGGATTTGATTCCGTTGGTCGACATCATCAATACGTTGGAGCATCTAGGTGTGACTGGCCAGCCACGATATGGCAGTCCATTACAGTCATTGATGGGCGAAAAGGCCTTCAGAGCTGAGGTCAACAGTAGGGCTGGTTTAACAAATGATGCTTTGAACAAGGTTGCAAAGGATCGCAATCTTGCGTCCTGGCAAGTCGAACTTCAGTTTTATGGTGCCTCTGGGGTTGTTGAAGCCAACTGGGCTTCAGCACGGTCAAAAATTTCCGCTGCAATTCCCGGCGCTCGATTCGAGGTTCTGCAACGTTATGAATTTCCACTCACGCAGGCCCAGCGTGATGCGCTTCCGCATAAGGCGGCATTTGGAGTGCCGGACCTGTCCATATTCTTCGTCGGTGCTCGTTCTAAAGAGACACCAGAGCCTGGCGATGGCTTCATGTGGTTTTCGTCAGTCATACCGAAGTCGGGCGAAGCAATTTTTGAAGCGCAAAAGGTATATCGAGCCGCCGCTTGGGACATTGGTATTGAGCCGGGAATTTCTCCTTTCAGTACGCCGAGCTCATGGTACCGAACGTTCATCCTAATTTCCGGGCTGCCGATCTCGCGATCGGACGCCAATGTTAACAAGCAAAGCCGCCAACTCTACGAAAAATATGCTCAAGCTGCTGCGGCTGCAGGTTTTGGAGAATATAGGGCACCTGCAATCTTTCATAGCATGGTGTCTGACACTTACTCGTTCAACGACCATGCGCTTCGTCGGTTCTTAGAGACTATGAAAGACACGGTCGATCCTAATGGCATTTTTGCCCCGGGCCGAGGTGGTATCTGGCCAAAGCGCTTTCGGGAGCAAAGATCATGA
- a CDS encoding LacI family DNA-binding transcriptional regulator gives MTLSERAAKAPTLKDVAAQAGVSLATAGRVLRNETYPVDKVLAERVRQVAITLGYVPNVIARSLRGGAPSMVGLIIGDMVEPYYAEIAEAITQHAEATHKALAIVCNMQRDPLLELKYCQQLWEHRVSGLVLAGGGFDQQEHKEALRALLSRMVQSGVIVTALSPRDLGIPEFAVDNVVVGRMMAEELTKHGHRKIGIISGPPQSPVTQLRVSGAIEAIEKVGGEYEVTNSTLNPGAGAAAVERLVSIRPDLTGFIVGSGSIALGVMRKLRELGRQIPRDASVVTVGNTRLAEWSDPPLVTIDIRLADCGRQALDYIHNKLKGLEAKDAVSMSVRVTNGASVGKPAKR, from the coding sequence ATGACGTTGTCTGAACGAGCCGCAAAGGCGCCAACACTAAAAGATGTCGCAGCCCAGGCGGGCGTATCCTTGGCAACTGCTGGCCGGGTGCTGAGGAACGAAACTTATCCCGTTGACAAAGTCCTTGCAGAACGTGTGCGCCAAGTAGCAATCACCCTTGGTTACGTGCCGAATGTCATTGCGCGCAGTTTGCGTGGCGGCGCTCCCTCGATGGTCGGATTGATAATCGGTGATATGGTGGAGCCATATTATGCCGAGATTGCGGAGGCGATAACGCAACACGCCGAGGCGACGCACAAGGCACTCGCTATTGTGTGTAACATGCAGCGCGACCCTCTGTTGGAGCTTAAATATTGCCAGCAGCTATGGGAACATCGCGTATCTGGGCTCGTACTTGCAGGCGGGGGCTTCGATCAACAAGAGCACAAAGAGGCATTAAGGGCTTTGCTCTCCCGCATGGTCCAGTCCGGTGTGATCGTAACCGCTTTAAGCCCGAGAGATTTGGGTATCCCTGAATTCGCCGTCGACAATGTAGTGGTCGGGAGAATGATGGCTGAAGAACTGACTAAGCACGGACATCGAAAGATCGGAATTATCTCAGGTCCGCCTCAAAGCCCGGTTACTCAGTTGCGCGTCAGCGGAGCTATTGAGGCGATCGAAAAGGTTGGCGGCGAGTATGAAGTTACAAACAGTACTCTGAATCCGGGTGCGGGCGCTGCAGCGGTCGAACGGCTGGTCAGTATCCGTCCTGATCTCACGGGATTCATCGTCGGCTCAGGGTCGATTGCATTGGGTGTGATGCGGAAGCTACGTGAACTCGGCCGGCAAATTCCACGCGACGCGTCTGTCGTCACCGTCGGGAATACGCGATTGGCAGAATGGAGCGACCCACCACTTGTCACAATAGACATCCGGCTAGCTGATTGCGGTCGACAAGCCCTCGATTATATTCACAACAAGCTCAAGGGGCTTGAAGCCAAAGACGCGGTAAGCATGTCAGTCCGCGTCACGAATGGCGCATCGGTCGGCAAGCCTGCAAAGCGCTAG
- a CDS encoding c-type cytochrome, which produces MKLVLPIFLAVAALFLGAYFWFSPDVTPPVRRPIEVAAEFKKGQELYTYWCATCHGAGVGAEGRSQLPGTAALQEKYKGDPPALLEDRTDLTPETITYFVRNGISVMPPYRKTEISDADLQEINAYLTRPRNNSNK; this is translated from the coding sequence ATGAAACTTGTCCTGCCTATTTTTTTAGCAGTTGCCGCGCTATTTCTTGGTGCCTATTTTTGGTTTTCTCCGGACGTAACTCCTCCAGTCCGAAGGCCTATCGAAGTCGCCGCAGAATTCAAAAAAGGTCAAGAGCTGTACACATATTGGTGCGCGACATGCCATGGTGCCGGCGTCGGCGCCGAAGGGCGCTCCCAGCTTCCAGGTACTGCCGCGCTTCAAGAGAAATACAAGGGAGATCCGCCTGCTTTGCTTGAAGACCGAACAGATCTTACGCCAGAAACAATTACCTATTTTGTGAGAAACGGCATTTCAGTTATGCCACCTTACCGAAAGACGGAAATTTCTGATGCGGATCTGCAGGAGATTAATGCATATCTGACCCGCCCACGAAACAACTCCAATAAATGA
- a CDS encoding intradiol ring-cleavage dioxygenase, with protein sequence MSDFEEQKITPAVLESFGETPDPRLHALVESLTRHLHAFVRETQPTQEEWAQGIEFLTAVGQKCDNVRQEFILLSDVLGVSMLVDAVNRDIGSAETDTTVLGPFFVENSPIFAQGADISSDIKGDPLYADVLVRSVDGYPLKGAKVEVWQSDAEGFYDVQRPGIAEGFSLRGTFSSDEDGRVRFWSILPTAYPIPHDGPVGALLKATGRHPWRPAHLHFKLSAAGYQTIVTHLFVKGDPYLKSDAVFGVKDALVCNFPRHAAGNAPDGRKMETPWHTLGYEFALAPDRNM encoded by the coding sequence GTGTCAGATTTTGAAGAGCAGAAGATTACACCGGCAGTGCTTGAGAGCTTTGGCGAAACGCCGGATCCTCGTCTGCACGCTCTTGTAGAAAGTTTGACCCGCCACCTGCACGCCTTTGTCCGTGAAACACAGCCGACACAGGAGGAATGGGCGCAGGGGATCGAATTTCTAACTGCGGTAGGCCAGAAATGTGACAACGTCCGGCAAGAGTTCATCCTTCTGTCTGATGTACTTGGCGTGTCTATGCTGGTCGACGCGGTCAACCGCGATATTGGCAGTGCGGAAACGGATACGACCGTGTTGGGTCCTTTCTTTGTCGAGAACTCTCCCATATTTGCGCAAGGCGCAGATATAAGCAGTGATATCAAAGGTGATCCTCTTTATGCGGATGTATTGGTGCGCAGTGTAGATGGATATCCCCTTAAAGGAGCTAAAGTGGAAGTCTGGCAGTCGGACGCCGAGGGGTTCTACGATGTGCAACGTCCGGGAATCGCCGAAGGGTTCAGTTTAAGGGGCACCTTCAGTTCAGACGAGGATGGCAGGGTTCGCTTCTGGTCGATTCTGCCAACGGCTTATCCTATCCCGCATGACGGACCGGTCGGGGCATTGCTTAAAGCGACTGGACGGCATCCGTGGCGCCCGGCCCACTTGCATTTCAAGTTGAGTGCCGCAGGGTACCAGACCATTGTGACACACCTTTTTGTGAAGGGTGATCCCTATCTCAAATCGGACGCGGTATTTGGTGTAAAGGACGCACTTGTTTGCAACTTTCCCCGCCATGCTGCTGGCAACGCGCCAGACGGTCGCAAGATGGAAACACCTTGGCATACCCTTGGCTATGAGTTCGCTCTCGCACCCGATCGGAATATGTGA
- a CDS encoding maleylacetate reductase gives MKPFSYSALPSKVTFGFGTLRLVAEEMQALGCKRAIILSTPQQVDAADALLAQLGEMAVGRFYEAAMHTPIDVTERAVAEVIAVNADCTVALGGGSTIGLGKAIALRTDLPQIVIPTTYAGSEATPIIGQTQNGVKNTERTLKVLPEVIIYDVDLTLTLPIGLTITSGMNAIAHAAEGLYAKDGNPVIQMIAEDGLRALSSALPLLYANPLDKEARSNALYGAWACGVTLGSVGMSLHHKLCHALGGTFDLPHAETHTVVLPHAMAYNASAAPEAMARIARAIGVAEAPLGLFELAKSLGAPTSLKELGMPADGIEQVVTLAVKSPYWNPAALDASRLRVLLQNAYEGRPPENMA, from the coding sequence ATGAAACCATTTTCCTATTCAGCACTCCCTTCCAAAGTCACCTTCGGCTTCGGAACTCTTCGTCTTGTTGCTGAAGAGATGCAGGCATTGGGCTGCAAGCGCGCTATCATACTCTCAACGCCGCAACAGGTCGATGCAGCCGATGCACTATTGGCGCAACTCGGTGAAATGGCCGTGGGTCGTTTTTACGAGGCTGCAATGCACACACCTATAGATGTAACCGAACGGGCAGTCGCCGAAGTTATTGCAGTCAATGCGGACTGTACGGTCGCTCTTGGGGGAGGTTCGACGATAGGGCTTGGCAAAGCGATCGCACTCAGGACGGATCTGCCGCAGATCGTGATTCCTACGACCTACGCTGGCTCGGAAGCCACACCAATTATCGGGCAAACCCAGAACGGCGTTAAAAACACCGAGCGTACGCTCAAGGTGCTGCCCGAAGTTATCATTTATGATGTCGATCTGACACTGACATTACCTATCGGCCTGACAATCACATCGGGCATGAACGCTATCGCGCACGCGGCAGAGGGATTATATGCTAAGGATGGCAACCCCGTTATCCAAATGATTGCAGAAGATGGGCTGCGCGCGCTTTCAAGTGCGCTCCCGCTTTTGTATGCAAACCCGCTAGACAAAGAAGCACGATCAAATGCGTTGTACGGGGCATGGGCTTGTGGGGTGACGCTGGGATCTGTCGGCATGTCACTGCACCACAAATTATGTCATGCCCTTGGTGGTACATTCGACTTACCGCATGCCGAAACCCATACCGTCGTTCTACCGCATGCCATGGCGTATAACGCGTCTGCCGCACCGGAAGCGATGGCGCGGATCGCGCGGGCCATCGGCGTCGCCGAGGCGCCCCTTGGCCTGTTTGAATTGGCAAAATCACTTGGCGCGCCAACAAGTCTGAAAGAGCTGGGCATGCCCGCTGATGGCATTGAGCAAGTCGTCACGCTAGCTGTGAAAAGCCCTTATTGGAATCCCGCAGCGCTTGATGCTTCAAGACTGCGTGTGCTTTTACAAAACGCTTATGAAGGGCGCCCTCCGGAGAATATGGCTTAG